CAGCGGTGACGGGGCCGAGTCCGCCGCCAGGTAGTCGACGGAGCGGGCGGCCAGCCGCCAGTTGACGACGTAGACCGTGCTCGCCGCGAGGTCGCCGGCGATGTCCCGCCACCGGGTGCTGGGGAGCAGGGTGACGGTGAGCAGCGCCACTCCGAGGAGCGCCACCGCCGCTGCCGGCAGCAGCCGCCGGGCCCGGCGGAGCCAGAACCGGGGGAGGTCGAGGCGACCTCGCTCGGTGACCTCGGCCAGCAGGATCCGGGTCATGAGGAACCCCGAGACGACGAGGAAGACGTCGACCCCGACATACCCTCCGGTGAGCCCCGGGAGCCCCGCGTGCCACAGCAGCACCAGCGCGACGGCGACCGCCCGGAGGGCCTGGATATCTGCGCGCATCGAACCGGTGTCCCCGCATCCTCGTGGTCCCCGCGCATCCTACGCCCGGGCGCTACGCTTCCCGGATGAACGATCGTGCGGGCCGTGTGTCGGCCGGGCTCGACAAGGTCCGGAACCTGCTCGGCCGGTCCCGGCCGACCGACGACGAGCCCCGGGTGCGGGCCCTGCCCGACCCCGGCGAGGGCTCCGTCGGCGAGCTGCCGCTCACCCCCGAGTCGCGCAAGATCGGCGAGGCGGAGCGGACCCGGATCGACGCCGGACTGGCCGCGGTGGCGGCGGACGGCGTGGACGTCGACGACCTGGCGTCCATCAGCGCCGGGCTGGACCGGGCGCTGGCCGCCTGGCTCGCGACCCGGGGCGCCGACGGGCACCACGACGAGGTCGTGGAGCGGTATGCCGTCGCCGTCGGGGAGCACCTGCACCGGCACACCGACCTGGCCTGGGAGGTGGTCACCGACGTCTTCGGCACCGACCTCGCGGTCGCCGCGGGCGACTTCGTCGTCGTCCCCTCCAACCTCGTCGCCGTCCGCTGGATGCGGCGCGAACGCGCGTGGGTCCCCCAGGTCGTGGGGCACATCGTCGAGGTCCGCAGCCGCTGACCCTCGGGACGTCTCGACGTCTCGACGTCTCTTGGCCTCAGCCCTCGTCGGGCGGGGGGACGGGCCCGCGCGAGGCCGTGGCCCTCTCCCGGCCGGTGACCTTCTGCAGCTGGCGGAAGACCCAGGCCGTGGCGACCTCGCGGCCGGTGGCGACGTACTCGACGGCCGAGTCGTGGAAGACCGTGGAGCGGACCACCGCCAGGTCGAGCTCGCGGCCCAGCAGCAGCAGCGTGTCGCCCTCCTTGAGCTTCTCGTCCATGCCCGGGGTGAAGACGCGGCGTCCGGCGCGCACCAGCACCGCGGGGTAGACGGCCAGCCGCACGTCGCGCTCGTCCGGGTCGCGCACCAGGTCGCCGAGCGTCAGCTCGTGCTCGTTGAGCCACCGCACCACGGCCGGGGCGCTCGTGAAGTCGAGGTCCAGGCGGGTGGAGATCGGGGTCTCGTCCCCCACCACGGCGACGATCTCGTCCATGACCCGGCGGTCCCACTCGTCGTCCTCGTGCAGGACGTGGTCGATGAAGCTCCAGTAGTTCGGCGAGGTGATCCGGGCGACCGCCTCTCTGGCGAGCAGCTCGGTGGGGATGAAGACCGAGTCGGCGTCGAAGGCCTGCAGGGGCGCAGCGTTGACCGCGGAGTTCTGGCGCACGGCGATGAAGAGCTGGTCGTTCTCGATCCGCGCGTGCGCGGCGTTGGCCATGTTGACGATGTCGGACTCGGCCCCGGCGATGAACCCCACCGCGTCGGAGACGTCGGGGCGGCCGTCCGCGGGGTCGACGAGGATGACGTCCAGCCCGGCGCTCTCGAGGTCGCGGGTCACCTCGAAGCCGAAGGTGCCGTCGGCGCAGACCACCCACTGGCCGTCGGTGAGGTGCGAGAGACGGTGCGGCAGGTTGGAGCCGCGCTTGCTCATGAGCCAGGACGCCAGCCGGAACCCGGCCGGACGGCGCAGCGCCATGACGAGGTAGGCGCCGTAGCGGTCGAAGGGGTTGATGATGACGTCCGCGGCGAAGTCGTGCATCTGCTGGGCGTGCTCGCGGTCGCTGCAGCGCGCGATGACCATGAGCTCGGGCCGGAGCAGGTTGACCGACATGACGACCGACAGGTTGGTCTCGTCGCTGTCGGTGAGGGCGAGCACCGCCTCGCAGTGGTCGTGCCCCAGACCCGCGAGACCGAGCATGCGCGGGTCCCGCCCGCTGGCGGCGAAGCCGGGGTGGTCGCTGGAGTAGCCGTCGAGGGCGAGCTGCTGGACCCGCTCCGGGTCCTCGTCGAGGACGACGAAGTCGCGGCCCTGGTCCTCCAGCGCCCGGCACACCGCCTCGCCGGCCTGGCCGTAGCCGACGACGAGGACGAAGGGGTTCTGGATGCCGCGCACCTTGCGCCCGAAGCGCTGCAGCCGGATGGCCTGGCGGAAGGTCTGCTCCTGCGACAGGGACAGCAGGGCGCCGATGCTGTAGGACCAGGCGATGACGCAGGCGTAGATGGTCGCCGTGACCCACATCCGCTGGGCGTAGCTGAACTCGTGCGGCACCTCGCCGTAGCCGATGGTCAGGCCGGTGTAGCTGATGACGTAGAAGCTGTCGAAGACGGCCAGCCGCTCGGGGTTCTCCTCGGTGCCCGGCATCATGCTGAGCCCGAAGGTCATGATCGCGAAGACGCTGACGATGACGACCAGCGGCGTGCGCATGCGGCGCAGGACGAGGAAGACCGCGTCGGTCGTCGGCAGCTCCATCGGCACGTCGACGCGGTAGCGGCGCAGCGAGTCCGGGCGCGGCCGCGCCGGCTTGCCGCGGCCGAGGAGCTGGAGGAGGTTGGCCATCGTGGGCGGCGCCGCTCAGCGGCGGCGGTAGGAGACCGTCTCCACGACGAGCAGGACGATGGACACGATGTTGGCGAGCAGCGCCCCGGCCGCGATGGAGACCACGCTGCTCATGTGCTGACCGGTCAGCCCGCCCGGGTCGACGTGCCGGGCCCAGATCCACACGAGCGCGGCGACGATGAGCTGGATGCTGGCGACCAGCGAGGTGGCCAGGTGGACCGCGCCGATCTGGGTGCGGTCCCCGAACTTCAGGATGGTCGCGATGATGTTGACCACGACGGCGGCGTACAGCTCGTAGACGTTGTGCAGCCGAGGGTTGTCGATGTCGCCGAGGACGTACCCGAAGTTCAGGGTCGCCGCCAGCAGGACGAAGAAGCCGAACACGACTTTCTCAAGGTTCACAGCCACGACGATAACGCCGCTGGTCTGTCGGTGCGGCTTTCTAGGATGGTAGGCGTGGAACTCGACGAGGCGGGGGCGCTGGCCCGGGGGTTGATGAGGCAGCACGGTCTGGCGGGCTGGGGGTTCGGCTTCGACCGGGCGAAGGTCCGCGCCGGGGCGTGCCACTGGACGGACCGGCGGATCACGTTGAGCCGGGCCATCACGGTGGCGCACGACGAGGGCCAGGTGCGCGAGACCGTCCTGCACGAGGTCGCGCACGCGCTCGTCGGTCCCGGCCACGGCCACGACGCGGTATGGCGTGCCCGTGCCCGCTCGCTGGGGGCGAC
This genomic window from Serinicoccus chungangensis contains:
- a CDS encoding SprT-like domain-containing protein, producing the protein MVGVELDEAGALARGLMRQHGLAGWGFGFDRAKVRAGACHWTDRRITLSRAITVAHDEGQVRETVLHEVAHALVGPGHGHDAVWRARARSLGATGERCYAVGADGPVVPGRWQGRCAAGHVVQRHRRPTRVLVCTRCRGVPVRDRVIGWRFDGREVTPSELGPHVAAAMRRLERST
- a CDS encoding potassium channel protein, translating into MANLLQLLGRGKPARPRPDSLRRYRVDVPMELPTTDAVFLVLRRMRTPLVVIVSVFAIMTFGLSMMPGTEENPERLAVFDSFYVISYTGLTIGYGEVPHEFSYAQRMWVTATIYACVIAWSYSIGALLSLSQEQTFRQAIRLQRFGRKVRGIQNPFVLVVGYGQAGEAVCRALEDQGRDFVVLDEDPERVQQLALDGYSSDHPGFAASGRDPRMLGLAGLGHDHCEAVLALTDSDETNLSVVMSVNLLRPELMVIARCSDREHAQQMHDFAADVIINPFDRYGAYLVMALRRPAGFRLASWLMSKRGSNLPHRLSHLTDGQWVVCADGTFGFEVTRDLESAGLDVILVDPADGRPDVSDAVGFIAGAESDIVNMANAAHARIENDQLFIAVRQNSAVNAAPLQAFDADSVFIPTELLAREAVARITSPNYWSFIDHVLHEDDEWDRRVMDEIVAVVGDETPISTRLDLDFTSAPAVVRWLNEHELTLGDLVRDPDERDVRLAVYPAVLVRAGRRVFTPGMDEKLKEGDTLLLLGRELDLAVVRSTVFHDSAVEYVATGREVATAWVFRQLQKVTGRERATASRGPVPPPDEG
- a CDS encoding DUF3806 domain-containing protein, whose translation is MNDRAGRVSAGLDKVRNLLGRSRPTDDEPRVRALPDPGEGSVGELPLTPESRKIGEAERTRIDAGLAAVAADGVDVDDLASISAGLDRALAAWLATRGADGHHDEVVERYAVAVGEHLHRHTDLAWEVVTDVFGTDLAVAAGDFVVVPSNLVAVRWMRRERAWVPQVVGHIVEVRSR
- a CDS encoding DUF6394 family protein — its product is MNLEKVVFGFFVLLAATLNFGYVLGDIDNPRLHNVYELYAAVVVNIIATILKFGDRTQIGAVHLATSLVASIQLIVAALVWIWARHVDPGGLTGQHMSSVVSIAAGALLANIVSIVLLVVETVSYRRR